Below is a window of Pseudomonas monteilii DNA.
GAGCTGATCGCCAACGTCGGCGATACGTCGGCCAACGTGCTCATCGAGGGCGAAACCGGCACCGGCAAGGAGTTGGTCGCCCGCTGTTTGCATGACTTCAGCCGCCGTCATGATCGCCCGTTCGTGGCGCTCAACTGCGGCGGGCTGCCAGAAAACCTGTTCGAAAGCGAAATCTTCGGCCACGAAGCCAACGCCTTCACCGGTGCCGGCAAGCGGCGTATCGGCAAGATCGAGCACGCCAATGGCGGCACGCTGTTTCTCGACGAAGTGGAAAGCATGCCGATCAACCTGCAGATCAAACTGCTGCGCGTGTTGCAGGAGCGGACCCTGGAGCGGCTCGGCTCGAACCAGAGCATCGCCGTGGACTGCCGGGTGATCGCGGCGACCAAGGCCGACCTGGCAGAGCTTGGCCAGCGCGGTGAGTTCCGCAGCGACCTGTACTACCGCTTGAACGTGGTGTCGCTGGAGCTGCCAGCGCTGCGCGAACGACGCGAAGACATCCTGCAGCTGTTCGAGCACTTTCTCGAGCAGGCCGCCCTGCGTTTCGATCGCCCGGTGCCGGAGATCGACGCCCAGACCCTGTCGCGGCTCATGGCGCATGACTGGCCGGGCAACGTGCGTGAACTGCGCAACGTCGCCGAACGTCATGCGCTGGGGTTACCGGCCTTCAAGAAGCCTGACGCCGGTACCGGCCAGGCCCTGGGTTTCGCCGAGGCGGTCGAGGCCTTCGAACGTCACTTGCTCAGCGATGCCCTGCAGCGCAGCGGCGGCAATCTGAGCCAGGCCAGCCAGGAGCTGGGCATGGCCAAGACCACCTTGTTCGACAAGGTCAAGAAATACGGCCTCGGCTGACCGATCACCCACGGGAACTTCCTGTCATGGACCTGTTCATCAAAGCCGCCATCGGCGCGGGCGTGGTGCTGCTGCTCGCCCTGCTGTCGAAGACGCGCAACTACTACCTCGCCGGGCTGGTGCCGCTGTTTCCCACCTTCGCCCTGATCGCCCACTACATCGTCGGCAAGGGGCGCTCGGTGGCCGACCTGAAGACCACCATCGTGTTCGGCATGTGGTCGATCCTGCCCTATTTCGTGTACCTGGCGGCGCTCTATGTGGCGATCGACCGCCTACGCCTGGAGGCGGCACTGGCCACGGCAGCGTGCGCCTGGCTGATCGCGGCCATGGTGCTGGTGGCGATCTGGGTCCGCCTGCACTGATGTCCATGGGCGGCTGAACCTGGTCGATCTGCGCCGTCCAGACCTGAGGCGCTCAGATCTATCTACCACGTTCGTCGCGTCGCGCTTCGTTTCAATCCTCGGGCCACCTTCGGCCAACCGATCGGATTGATGACATGAGCGACCATCCCATGACCGACACGACGCCCTTTCTACGCCCCACGCAGTTGCAACCGGCCCGCCCAACTTCGCACGCCGCCGCCTGGGCCCAGGCGCGCCTGGGCGAGCTTGGCGCCGCCTTCGACGACCTGATCAGGCAAGCGCCCGGCGTGCGCCAGGTGATCGGCGAGCAGATCGCCCTTCACCTGGCCCTCGATGCCCAGGCCACGGGATTGACGCCTGCGCGGGACGACACCCCTGCGTTCGTCAGCCTGGCCCACGTCTGCGTTTTCGCACGGCATCACCCCGTCTCGATACCCGACCTGTCCGACAAGGTAAGCCTTCGTCACCTGGACGGCAGCCTGCCCGGCACGGACCTGCCCCTTGCCTCACTGTTGGCCACGCTGCAGTCGATCGACCTGTACGATGCCCTGACCCACGCCTGGAATCGCTACTGGCACGGGTGCCAGCCCGGTACGCCGTCGAACCGCAAGGACCATGCTCGAGCGCTTTACCAGGAACACGTCCTGGTG
It encodes the following:
- a CDS encoding Fis family transcriptional regulator; the encoded protein is MTPEPLTVLIVEDDPHVLLGCQQALALEDIVSEGVGSAEQALERIDDNFAGIVVSDIRLPGIDGLELLKQLKARDRSLPVVLITGHGDISMAVGAMRSGAYDFMEKPFSPERLVDVVRRALEQRGLSREVNTLRRQLASQGSLEARIIGRSPAMQHLRELIANVGDTSANVLIEGETGTGKELVARCLHDFSRRHDRPFVALNCGGLPENLFESEIFGHEANAFTGAGKRRIGKIEHANGGTLFLDEVESMPINLQIKLLRVLQERTLERLGSNQSIAVDCRVIAATKADLAELGQRGEFRSDLYYRLNVVSLELPALRERREDILQLFEHFLEQAALRFDRPVPEIDAQTLSRLMAHDWPGNVRELRNVAERHALGLPAFKKPDAGTGQALGFAEAVEAFERHLLSDALQRSGGNLSQASQELGMAKTTLFDKVKKYGLG